The Anaerobaca lacustris DNA window AGCGCAGCTTGCCGAACGCGACGGCCGGCACGTCGATGTGAATATCGATCCGATCAACCAAAGGTCCGGAAACCTTGGCGAGGTACTTGACGATCTGGCTCGGCGTGCACTTGCAGGCCCTCAGCGTGCTGCCAAAATAGCCGCACGGGCACGGATTCATGGCGGCCACCAGCATGAACTGGGCCGGGAACTGCATGGTCCGCTTGGCCCGCGAAACGATCACGAAACCGTCCTCCAGCGGCTGACGGATCATTTCGAGCACGTGCCGGGGGAACTCCACGAATTCGTCGAGAAAGAGAATGCCGTAGTGGGCCAGCGACAGCTCGCCCGGCCGGGGCGAGGAGCCGCCGCCGATCAGGGCCGGACCGCTGGCCGAGTGGTGCGGCGTCCGCACCGGGCGGGTCGCCATCAGCGCCTGGTCCTTCTTCAGAAGCCCGACCGCCGAGTAGATGCGCGTGGTTTCGAGGCTCTCGGTCAGGCTCAGCGCCGGAAGAATCGTCGCCAGACGCTGTGAGAGCATGGTCTTGCCCGCGCCGGGCGGGCCGATCATCATAATATTGTGGGCCCCCGCGGCCGCGACGGTCAGGGCCCGCTTGACGGTTTCCTGCCCTTTGACGTCGGAGAAGTCCACGTCATAGTGCGATGCCACGTCGAAGAGCGCGTCGATATCGGTGACCGTCGGCTCCAGGGGCAGTTGCTCGCAGAGGAACCCGACCGCCTGCGAGAGCGATCCGACGCCGAAGACCTCGATTTCCTGCACCACGCCGGCCTCCTGGGCGTTCTCGATGGGCACGATCATCCGGCCAAAGCCGTGGGCCGCCGCCGTCATGGCCATGCTCAGCACGCCGTTGACCGGACGGACCCGCCCATCCAGGGCCAGCTCGCCGACAATCACGCAGTCGCGGATGACCGGTCCCGGCAGGAGTCCCTCGCCGATGAGCATGCCCAGGGCGATGGGCAGATCGAAGGCGGGGCCGGCCTTCTTGACGTCGGCCGGGGCCAGATTGACGATGGACTGGGTCTTGGGGTATCGGTAGCCACAGTTGACGATCGCGCTGCGGACCCGCTCGGCGCTCTCCTTGACCGCCGCATCGGGCAGGCCGACGATAATCGGCTTGTCCAAGCTCCGGCGGGAGACATCCACCTCCACCTCGCAAAGAACGCCCTCGATCCCTTCAAGGGTCACACTGTGCAGCCTCGCCAGCATGGGCTTCCTTTCGACGGCTTCGCAACAAGAACACTTTATCTTACGCCATCTCGCCCATCTTAACAAGAAGCAAATTCACGTAGTACGAAACAATGGGGGGCACCGCATGTTTGCAGGTGGCCAGTCGCGTGCGCCTTCATGGCATGCCGCGTCGCGCAGCGGCCAAACCACATTGGCAGACTCTTCTGCTGCACAACCAACGGTCAGGTCTTCTGCCGTAAGGGCGAAGCATGCGTCGCCCCTGCCACCTTGCGAAGGTCGCGCACAGGCGACAGGTGCGCTCGTAGGGCGAACGTCCTCGTTCGCCTCTGGGGTGTCATGCGAGGCCGCACGACCTACGGGACGCCGGGCCATCCGACAGATCGTGCGACGAACCGTACCCCGCCATCAATCGGCACGGCGGGTGAGGGTGCGGTAGAGGGCGGCGAGGGCGAAGACGAGGGCGCTGGCTAGGACGATGCAGGCGCCGGTGGGCAGGTTGAGGTAGTAGGAGGCGATGAAGCCGCCGACGGCGCTGAGGGCGCCGAAAAGGGTGGATGCGAGGACGACGGCGCGGTGGCCTCGGCAGATCTGGTAGGCGGCTGCAGCGGGGTTGGTGATGAGGCTGAAGATCATCAGTCCGCCGACGAGCGGCAGGTTGACCGCCAGGATGATCCCGCACAGGCCGAGGAACAGGGCGTAGACGAAGGTCTCGTGCACGCCGGTGGCCGAGGCGATGGTCCGGCTGAACAGCAGGACCTTCAGCTCCTTGTTGAACAGCATCGCGAAGGCAGCCAGGGCCAGGGCCGCCACGCCGATGACGACGACGCTCTCGCCGCGT harbors:
- a CDS encoding YifB family Mg chelatase-like AAA ATPase produces the protein MLARLHSVTLEGIEGVLCEVEVDVSRRSLDKPIIVGLPDAAVKESAERVRSAIVNCGYRYPKTQSIVNLAPADVKKAGPAFDLPIALGMLIGEGLLPGPVIRDCVIVGELALDGRVRPVNGVLSMAMTAAAHGFGRMIVPIENAQEAGVVQEIEVFGVGSLSQAVGFLCEQLPLEPTVTDIDALFDVASHYDVDFSDVKGQETVKRALTVAAAGAHNIMMIGPPGAGKTMLSQRLATILPALSLTESLETTRIYSAVGLLKKDQALMATRPVRTPHHSASGPALIGGGSSPRPGELSLAHYGILFLDEFVEFPRHVLEMIRQPLEDGFVIVSRAKRTMQFPAQFMLVAAMNPCPCGYFGSTLRACKCTPSQIVKYLAKVSGPLVDRIDIHIDVPAVAFGKLRSKARQIDSDTLRARVMAARELQSHRFGDGRTMTNARMNHKQLEAFCRLDEAGEMLLKAAMTELGLSARAHDKICKVARTIADLDGAAEIRAEHVSEAISYRKLDRKL
- a CDS encoding metal ABC transporter permease; amino-acid sequence: MSVLLGQASLAIDPFFYTVIAAGAIAGASCGLLGAYIVALRLPFIGVFISHTAMAGTIFAYLFGLNPTVGPVLVSTVAAMSLAGIRPGRSRLDPNVALGILFSLMLGLTFLGIGLTQDSRTEILGLLWGSILFVRGESVVVIGVAALALAAFAMLFNKELKVLLFSRTIASATGVHETFVYALFLGLCGIILAVNLPLVGGLMIFSLITNPAAAAYQICRGHRAVVLASTLFGALSAVGGFIASYYLNLPTGACIVLASALVFALAALYRTLTRRAD